In the genome of Triticum urartu cultivar G1812 chromosome 5, Tu2.1, whole genome shotgun sequence, one region contains:
- the LOC125509261 gene encoding cyclin-D2-1: protein MPEDDASFLLCAEDAFFFVDAATASTCTTAEQDDGWCSGAEESASAAAASFVAELIGGEADYSPRSDYSDRLRSRSVDPAARADSVAWILKVQEYYGFLPLTAYLAVNYMDRFLSLHRLPQEDGWAMQLLAVTCLSLAAKMEETLVPSLLDLQIESTRYIFEPRTILRMELLVLTALNWRLRSVTPFTFIDFFACKVDPRGRHMRYLIARATQMILAAIHDIEFLDHCPSSMAAAAVLCAAGETQSLTLLNPRLAVNWCIGLAEEGVSSCYQLMQQLVGGKRAATAAAAAVNLCSNEVLSCDSSSCTTPPPPKRRKRSPPPVIT from the exons ATGCCGGAAGACGACGCGTCCTTCCTCCTGTGCGCCGAGGACGCCTTCTTCTTTGTCGACGCCGCCACCGCCAGCACCTGCACCACCGCCGAGCAGGACGATGGCTGGTGCTCCGGCGCCGAGGAgtcggcgtcggcggcggcggcctccttCGTGGCCGAGCTCATCGGCGGCGAGGCCGACTACTCGCCCCGGTCCGACTACTCCGACCGGCTCCGGTCGCGGTCCGTCGACCCCGCCGCCCGGGCCGACTCCGTTGCATGGATTCTCAAG GTGCAAGAGTACTACGGATTCCTTCCCCTGACGGCGTACCTCGCCGTGAACTACATGGACCGGTTCCTCTCCCTCCACCGGCTGCCG CAGGAGGATGGATGGGCAATGCAGCTGCTAGCTGTGACCTGCCTCTCCTTGGCTGCCAAGATGGAGGAGACCCTGGTGCCCTCCCTCCTAGACCTTCAG ATAGAGAGCACAAGATACATCTTCGAGCCGAGAACGATCCTTCGAATGGAGCTTCTCGTCCTCACGGCGCTCAATTGGAGGCTCCGATCGGTCACGCCGTTCACATTCATCGACTTCTTCGCTTGCAAAGTTGACCCGAGAGGGAGGCACATGAGATACCTGATCGCCCGAGCCACACAAATGATTTTAGCTGCAATACATG ACATCGAGTTCTTGGACCACTGCCCGTCGTCGATGGCTGCCGCGGCGGTGCTGTGCGCCGCCGGCGAGACGCAGTCCCTCACATTGCTCAACCCTAGGCTTGCAGTCAATTGGTGCATTGGCCTAGCAGAG GAAGGGGTGAGCAGCTGCTACCAACTAATGCAGCAGCTGGTGGGTGGCAAGAGGGCAGCcacagcagcagcagcggcagTTAACCTGTGCTCAAACGAGGTTCTGTCCTGTGATTCCTCCTCCTGcaccaccccacccccacccaaGAGGAGGAAGAGGTCACCTCCACCGGTCATCACATGA